The Punica granatum isolate Tunisia-2019 chromosome 4, ASM765513v2, whole genome shotgun sequence genome has a window encoding:
- the LOC116205182 gene encoding putative cell wall protein: MSFGIRTLSLFTLLLAFAAVLKQAATARDIPAGLNKNDKKKPDCLLDPDGNLLIPGIGRVMVPPQSRLPLPHLGHGGLTVPVAGRGGSVSTPTGGSPLSGGSPPVGGSPPAGGSYIPGGDDTFVPNPGVEVPNPNRGARTPAPNRP, from the coding sequence ATGTCTTTCGGGATCCGGACACTCTCCCTCTTCACCCTACTCTTGGCCTTCGCTGCCGTGCTCAAGCAGGCGGCTACAGCGAGGGATATCCCGGCAGGTCTCAACAAGAATGACAAGAAAAAGCCGGACTGCCTGCTCGACCCTGATGGCAACCTGCTCATCCCGGGCATCGGCAGAGTTATGGTTCCACCACAGTCCCGTCTCCCCCTGCCGCATCTCGGGCATGGTGGCCTGACAGTGCCTGTGGCAGGCCGCGGTGGGAGTGTCAGCACCCCCACCGGGGGAAGCCCTTTGTCTGGAGGAAGCCCCCCGGTTGGAGGAAGCCCCCCGGCTGGAGGAAGCTACATTCCAGGAGGTGACGACACGTTCGTCCCTAACCCCGGAGTCGAGGTGCCGAACCCTAACCGGGGCGCGAGAACCCCTGCACCTAACCGCCCTTGA
- the LOC116205181 gene encoding protein SYM1 — protein sequence MAAMNSITAHGPKLRSFIRPAIKEPTGRFSSSFRQSSSTKSTRNWAVASVTEDSKVVSVGKSYPKDDEKPASGNGSDDFKNPKFDGKGESDEFEKLVSRGINATIVLGMGTLAVTKLLSIDHDYWHGWTIYEILRYAPEHNWIAYEEALKTNPVLAKMMISGVVYAIGDWIAQCYEGKPLFEFDRARMFRSGLVGFTLHGSLSHYYYQLCEALFPFQDWWVVPAKVAFDQTVWAAVWNSIYFVVLGFLRFESPSNIFEELRATFWPMLTAGWKLWPFAHLITYGVIPVEQRLLWVDCVELIWVTILSTYSNEKSEARISDASEGGPGSQ from the exons ATGGCCGCTATGAACAGCATCACCGCCCACGGCCCCAAGCTCCGGTCTTTCATCAGACCCGCAATCAAAGAACCCACCGGGAGGTTCAGTTCTTCATTTAGACAATCGTCGTCGACCAAATCGACAAGGAATTGGGCCGTGGCGTCGGTCACGGAGGACAGCAAAGTTGTCTCCGTGGGGAAGAGCTACCCGAAGGACGACGAGAAGCCTGCATCAGGGAACGGATCGGATGATTTCAAGAACCCAAAATTTGACGGGAAAGGAGAGAGTGATGAGTTTGAGAAGTTAGTTAGCAGAGGAATCAATGCGACCATAGTTCTGGGAATGGGGACTCTTGCTGTCACCAAGTTGCTCAGCATTGATCATGATTACTGGCAT GGATGGACCATTTATGAGATTCTAAGATACGCACCAGAACACAACTGGATTGCCTACGAGGAAGCTCTTAAAACTAATCCCGTGCTAGCAAAAATGATGATAAGTGGGGTGGTCTATGCAATAGGAGATTGGATTGCGCAG TGTTATGAAGGGAAGCCGCTCTTTGAGTTTGACCGAGCACGCATGTTCAGATCAGGTCTTGTTGGGTTTACTCTTCATGGGTCCCTCTCTCATTATTACTACCAATTATGCGAG GctctttttccatttcaagattGGTGGGTTGTCCCTGCAAAGGTTGCCTTTGATCAGACAGTGTGGGCGGCAGTTTGGAACAGCATCTATTTTGTGGTCTTGGGGTTCTTGCGTTTCGAATCTCCATCAAACATCTTTGAGGAGCTCAGAGCAACCTTTTGGCCGATGCTGACA GCTGGGTGGAAGctttggccatttgctcacCTGATCACCTATGGTGTGATCCCCGTCGAACAGAGGCTTCTCTGGGTTGATTGTGTGGAACTTATCTGGGTCACAATACTTTCAAC CTACTCCAATGAGAAATCGGAAGCAAGAATCTCAGATGCATCAGAAGGAGGCCCTGGTTCTCAATAA
- the LOC116204739 gene encoding pentatricopeptide repeat-containing protein At1g03560, mitochondrial, with protein MYRLSSRPSLTDPQTPSREMKALLRPSIYRASTLLLKPKCMNFIISRAEATKLSRLPIPSSNRRWVFAGSLPPPEWIEPFTDISDVAADPRNPTPSPWVSRVLNLLDGSSEMEFNLDDFCRKFLIKLSPNFVSFVLRSNELREKPDVALRFFEWAAKQKKYTHKIECYVSLIELLSVSGDFDNVKLVFDELKRKGFLMTLFAANSLIKSFGNAGMVEELLWVWRKMKENGVEPSLYTYNFLMNGLVNSMFIESAERVFEVMKGGRIGPDVVTYNTMVKGYCRVGKFPKAIEILREMEARNVEPDKITYMTLIQACYAEGDFSYSLRLYHEMEEKGLEIPPHAYLLVIGGLCTEGKCMEGYAVFQKMISRGCKPNVAIYTNLIDAYAKSGGIEEAIRLFERMKNEGFDPDEVTYGVIVNGLCKSGRLEEAMECFETCKKSGLVVNTTIYSSLIDGLGKAGKVEEAEQLFERMNQSGCSPDSHCYNALIDAFTKCGKMDEALALSKRMEDEGCDQTIYTYTIVINGLFKEHKNEEALALWDSMIDKGITPNAASIRALSTGLCLSGKVGRACRILDELAPMGITPDSAFEDMLNVLCKAGRVKEACKLADGIVDRGREIPGRVRTVLINALRKAGNADLAVKLMHSRIGIGYERMGSVKKRVKFRLLIEN; from the coding sequence ATGTATCGACTATCGAGTCGGCCTTCTCTCACTGACCCCCAAACCCCGTCCAGAGAGATGAAGGCGCTGCTGAGACCTTCCATCTATCGAGCTTCGACCCTCTTGCTGAAGCCCAAGTGCATGAACTTCATCATTTCGCGAGCAGAAGCCACAAAGTTGAGTCGTTTACCAATTCCCAGCTCAAACCGGAGATGGGTCTTTGCCGGCTCGCTCCCTCCCCCGGAGTGGATCGAGCCCTTCACCGACATCTCCGACGTGGCCGCTGACCCTCGGAACCCGACGCCGTCTCCATGGGTGAGCAGAGTTCTCAACCTGCTTGACGGGTCCTCGGAGATGGAGTTCAATTTGGATGATTTCTGTCGGAAATTCTTGATTAAGCTGTCTCCCAATTTTGTGTCCTTCGTTTTGCGCTCCAACGAGCTCAGGGAGAAGCCCGATGTTGCCCTCAGGTTCTTCGAGTGGGCCGCTAAGCAAAAGAAGTACACCCATAAGATCGAATGCTATGTTTCCCTGATCGAGTTACTGTCGGTTTCGGGTGATTTCGATAatgtgaaattggtttttgaTGAGCTGAAACGGAAAGGCTTTCTGATGACTCTGTTTGCTGCTAATTCACTGATCAAGAGCTTCGGGAATGCGGGTATGGTGGAGGAATTGCTGTGGGTATGGCGGAAGATGAAGGAGAACGGTGTCGAGCCGAGCTTGTACACTTACAATTTCCTGATGAACGGTTTGGTGAATTCGATGTTCATCGAGTCAGCAGAAAGGGTGTTCGAAGTTATGAAAGGCGGACGGATTGGGCCTGATGTAGTCACTTATAATACCATGGTTAAAGGGTATTGTAGGGTGGGCAAATTCCCGAAAGCTATAGAGATATTGAGGGAGATGGAGGCGAGAAATGTGGAGCCGGACAAGATCACGTATATGACCTTGATCCAGGCGTGCTATGCCGAAGGAGATTTCAGTTACTCGCTGAGGCTTTATCACGAGATGGAAGAGAAAGGGTTGGAGATTCCACCTCATGCATATCTCTTAGTGATCGGAGGGCTCTGCACAGAAGGGAAATGTATGGAAGGATATGCGGTTTTCCAGAAAATGATTAGCAGAGGTTGTAAACCAAATGTGGCGATTTACACTAATCTGATTGATGCATATGCAAAATCTGGAGGCATAGAAGAGGCCATTAGACTATTTGAGAGGATGAAGAACGAAGGGTTTGACCCTGATGAGGTAACTTATGGGGTTATTGTCAATGGCCTTTGCAAAAGCGGGCGATTGGAGGAGGCCATGGAGTGCTTTGAGACGTGTAAAAAGAGTGGATTGGTGGTTAACACCACAATCTATTCTAGCCTCATTGATGGTCTTGGGAAGGCAGGGAAGGTGGAAGAAGCCGAGCAACTTTTTGAAAGGATGAATCAGTCCGGATGTTCTCCAGATTCGCATTGCTACAATGCCCTGATAGATGCTTTCACAAAGTGTGGGAAGATGGACGAAGCGTTAGCCCTTTCCAAGAGAATGGAAGATGAGGGTTGTGATCAAACGATCTACACATATACAATCGTAATAAATGGACTCTTTAAGGAGCATAAGAATGAGGAGGCATTGGCCTTGTGGGATTCGATGATCGATAAAGGCATAACGCCCAATGCAGCTTCTATCAGAGCCCTCTCAACAGGGCTCTGTCTTTCGGGAAAGGTGGGCAGGGCTTGTAGGATATTAGATGAACTGGCTCCTATGGGAATTACACCTGATTCGGCCTTTGAAGACATGCTCAATGTGCTGTGTAAAGCAGGGCGAGTCAAGGAAGCATGTAAGTTAGCAGATGGTATTGTGGACAGAGGAAGAGAAATTCCTGGGAGGGTCCGAACTGTTCTTATAAATGCATTGAGGAAAGCAGGCAATGCTGACTTAGCGGTGAAGTTGATGCACAGTAGGATTGGGATTGGTTATGAGCGAATGGGAAGCGTTAAGAAGAGAGTAAAATTTCGTCTTCTCATTGAAAATTGA
- the LOC116202212 gene encoding indole-3-acetic acid-amido synthetase GH3.10, which yields MEPTQVGCNSRWEETDEEEEEEEVENMMRWFEDVTGRVGTVQIETLRRILESNWGVEYLDRWFGPGIRIEEVEPTALESLYTSLVPLASHANFEHYFQRIADGDRAPILTRQPIELLSLSSGTTEGRQKFVPFTWHSARTTLQTFRLAAAYRSRVYPIREGGRILEFIYGSKQFKTKGGLTAGTATTHYYSSEEFKIKQMRTKSFTCSPEAVISGGDYRQSTYCHLLLGLLFSENIEFITSTFAYTIVQAFRALEEQWRDVVRDLGDGSLSQTITVGPMRASVLEILGSPRPALAKAIEAKCEELAGRDWTGLVPTLWPNAKYIYSIMTGSMQHYLTKLRHYSGDLPLVSADYGSTESWIGVNIDSAAPPEKVTFAVVPTFSYFEFIPLHRQRSSHGQNGCRFAAPVDDFVEGEPVPLSRVRVGQEYEVVLTTFTGLYRYRLGDVVEVVGFHNGTPKLSFICRRKLILTINIDKNTEKDLQLVVDKGSERLRKARGELVDFTSHADVGKQPGHYVIYWEIRGDVDEDVLRECCREMDNSFADHGYVVSRKSNSIGPLELRIVESGTFKKILDYFIANGAGLSQFKTPRCTNDPVLLSILNVCTINRFHSTAYTAD from the exons ATGGAGCCGACTCAGGTGGGCTGCAATAGCAGATGGGAGGAGAccgacgaggaggaggaggaggaagaggtgGAGAACATGATGAGGTGGTTCGAGGACGTGACGGGGAGGGTGGGCACTGTCCAGATCGAGACCCTCCGGCGTATTCTCGAGTCCAACTGGGGGGTCGAGTACCTCGACAGGTGGTTCGGGCCCGGAATTCGGATCGAGGAGGTCGAACCGACCGCATTGGAGTCCCTCTACACGTCTCTAGTCCCTCTTGCCTCCCATGCAAATTTTGAGCATTACTTCCAGAGGATTGCTGATGGAGACAGAGCTCCTATTCTCACTCGACAGCCCATTGAACTTCTCTCCTTGAG TTCTGGAACCACGGAGGGAAGGCAGAAATTTGTTCCGTTCACTTGGCACAGTGCGCGGACGACCCTCCAGACCTTCCGGTTAGCTGCCGCCTATCGATCGAG GGTGTATCCGATAAGGGAAGGAGGGAGGATCCTCGAGTTCATATACGGCAGCAAGCAGTTCAAGACAAAGGGCGGCCTGACGGCGGGAACCGCCACCACTCATTACTACTCGAGCGAGGAGTTCAAGATCAAGCAGATGAGGACAAAGTCGTTCACCTGCAGCCCCGAGGCGGTGATCTCGGGCGGCGACTACAGGCAGTCGACCTACTGCCACCTCCTCCtcggcctcctcttctccGAGAACATTGAGTTCATCACCTCTACGTTCGCATACACCATTGTCCAGGCATTCCGGGCCTTGGAGGAGCAATGGAGGGATGTCGTCAGGGACCTCGGGGATGGGTCCCTCAGCCAGACGATCACCGTGGGGCCAATGCGGGCCTCAGTGCTGGAGATCCTCGGCTCGCCAAGGCCGGCCCTGGCAAAGGCCATTGAGGCCAAGTGCGAGGAACTAGCTGGCCGGGATTGGACCGGGCTAGTCCCCACCCTCTGGCCCAATGCGAAGTACATATATTCCATCATGACGGGCTCGATGCAGCACTACCTCACGAAGCTGAGGCACTACAGCGGAGATCTCCCATTAGTTAGCGCGGACTATGGTTCGACAGAGAGCTGGATCGGGGTGAATATTGACTCCGCTGCACCGCCTGAGAAGGTGACCTTCGCAGTGGTCCCCACTTTCTCGTACTTCGAGTTCATACCGCTCCACCGGCAGAGGAGCAGCCACGGTCAAAACGGATGCAGGTTTGCCGCCCCGGTCGACGACTTTGTGGAGGGGGAGCCGGTGCCTCTGTCGAGGGTCCGGGTGGGGCAAGAGTATGAGGTTGTCCTCACCACTTTCACCG GACTATACAGGTACAGACTGGGCGACGTGGTGGAAGTGGTAGGTTTCCACAACGGGACGCCCAAGCTCAGCTTCATATGCCGGAGGAAGCTGATCCTGACCATAAACATCGACAAAAATACGGAGAAGGACCTGCAGCTCGTGGTCGACAAAGGGTCAGAGCGACTGAGGAAGGCCCGGGGGGAGCTTGTGGACTTCACGAGCCACGCTGACGTGGGGAAACAGCCGGGCCACTACGTCATCTACTGGGAGATCCGTGGGGATGTGGACGAGGACGTCCTGAGGGAGTGCTGCCGGGAGATGGACAACTCGTTTGCGGATCATGGGTACGTGGTGTCAAGGAAGTCGAACTCGATCGGGCCGTTGGAGCTGAGGATTGTGGAGAGCGGGACGTTTAAGAAGATTTTGGACTACTTCATAGCTAATGGGGCCGGGCTGAGCCAGTTTAAGACACCTAGGTGTACTAACGACCCTGTCCTGTTGAGCATCCTTAATGTTTGCACCATTAATAGGTTTCACAGCACAGCTTACACGGCCGACTAG